A single window of Paenibacillus sp. SYP-B4298 DNA harbors:
- a CDS encoding glycosyltransferase family 2 protein, giving the protein MITISLCIIVKDAADTIGACLSSVRDLVDEIIIVDTGSSDSTKQIVQSFTDRVYDFDWIHDFAAARNESFRHARQSHIMWLDADDVLLEEDRVKLKELKKTLAPDVDSVTMSYHYAFDEFENVTVRLRRNRLVRRDRNFLWYGAVHEYLDVRGNIIDSDIAITHRRVHTHSGRNLEIFKRRLDKGETFSPRDQFYYANELLDNGMEEQAAMAYRGLLASGEGWSEDLLTACGRLAEIYERRGEHEQAIGWALRSFDYGVPRAEFCCRLGYRFLQEDKLRQAVFWYTLATELQRPDSKWGFFNDACWTWLPHLQLCICYYRLGDFEASYRHNELARAYRPGDPNILSNKTLLEGVLRHG; this is encoded by the coding sequence ATGATTACGATCAGCCTGTGTATCATCGTTAAGGATGCAGCCGATACAATCGGGGCATGTCTGTCTTCCGTAAGGGATCTCGTCGACGAGATCATCATTGTCGATACGGGGTCGTCGGATTCGACCAAGCAGATTGTTCAATCCTTCACAGACCGGGTGTACGATTTTGATTGGATTCACGACTTTGCGGCGGCGCGGAACGAATCGTTCCGCCACGCCAGGCAATCCCATATTATGTGGCTGGATGCTGATGATGTGCTGCTGGAAGAGGATCGGGTCAAGTTGAAGGAATTAAAAAAAACGCTAGCTCCCGATGTGGATTCGGTGACGATGAGTTATCATTACGCGTTCGATGAATTCGAGAATGTGACCGTTCGCCTTCGTCGAAATCGACTGGTTAGACGGGATAGAAACTTCCTCTGGTACGGTGCTGTACATGAATATTTGGACGTCCGCGGGAACATCATCGACAGTGATATCGCTATTACGCATCGACGGGTTCATACGCACAGTGGACGTAATCTCGAAATCTTCAAGCGTCGATTGGACAAAGGAGAGACATTCTCTCCGCGCGACCAATTTTATTATGCCAACGAGCTATTGGATAACGGAATGGAGGAGCAAGCAGCCATGGCCTATCGCGGGCTGCTTGCTAGCGGCGAAGGCTGGAGCGAGGATCTATTGACTGCTTGCGGCAGACTGGCCGAAATATACGAGCGGAGAGGCGAACATGAACAAGCGATAGGATGGGCGTTGCGTTCATTCGATTATGGCGTGCCAAGAGCCGAGTTTTGCTGTCGTCTCGGCTATCGCTTCTTACAGGAGGATAAGCTGCGGCAGGCCGTATTCTGGTATACGCTGGCAACGGAGCTTCAGCGACCCGATTCCAAGTGGGGATTTTTCAACGATGCATGCTGGACATGGCTTCCACACCTTCAATTATGCATCTGCTATTATCGATTAGGGGATTTCGAAGCGTCTTATCGCCACAATGAGCTGGCGCGCGCTTATCGGCCGGGAGACCCGAACATTCTATCCAACAAAACGCTCTTGGAAGGAGTTCTTCGCCATGGATAA